The Candidatus Nitrosotenuis cloacae genome segment AAACATCACATTTACCATTCCATCCGTTCTGAACAAGGGTGGAGGAGAAAAAAAACTCCAAGTTACGGCAAACTCGCTTCTGGAATCGTTTAACAAAGTATCCGATACGATGGGCGATGATTTCAAGCGCAGAGTTCTAAATGACGATGGCACTCCACGCTCACTGGTCAACATCTACATCAACGGAAAAAACTCTAGGTTTTCAGGCGGAATCAACACCGAGCTAAAGGATGGGGATGAAGTCTACATACTGCCCGCAGTGGCAGGCGGCTCTGAACTTTCCAGTAAGGAGATTGACCGATATTCAAGGCAGATAATGCTAGAGGAGATAGGGTACCAGGGACAGCTAAAACTGCGTGCAGCAAAAGTGTGCGTGGTGGGAGTGGGCGGACTGGGTAATCCGATAACTACCAGATTGGTTGCAATGGGTGTAGGGAAATTACGTATCGTGGACAGAGATGTAATCGAGCTGTCCAATCTTCACAGACAAACAATGTATGACGAAGACGATGTGGGCCAAGTCAAAGTTGAGGTGGCTGCAAGAAAGCTACACAAGATGAATCCTGATGTGGAAATAGAGTCACTGCCGATCTCAATTAATGATTACACCGCAATTGATGCAGTAGAAGGATGTGATGTTGTAATTGACGCACTTGACAGCGTAAACGCAAGATATGCCCTAAACAAGGCATGCGTGGAAAAAAACATCCCGTTTGTAACAGGTGCAGCGGTGGGAGTCTCCGGGCAGGCATTTACCATTTTGCCAAAGGACACTGCATGCTATTCCTGCATGTTTCCAGAACTTGATGAGGACTCGATGCCTACATGCAGCATTGAGGGCGTACACCCATCGATTCTTTCCATAGTCGGAGGCATAGAGGTAGCAGAGGCAGTCAAGATAATACTTGGAAAAAAGCCGACGCTTTCAGACAAAATATTGCATATAGACTTGGAAAATCTGACATTTGAGATGACCAAAACGTTCAGAGCAGAAGAATGTACTGTGTGCGGCAGTGGCAAGGCCGAATCTGTCCAAAAAGAGGAACTAATCATTGAGGAACTATGCGGCAGAAACCGCGGCAAAAGAACATTCTCCATCACTCCGACACAAAAGTTTGAGATCGACGTGGAGGGAATCACAAATCTTGCCAAAAACTTGCAATTTCGTGTGGAGAATCAAGGCGAGTTGGGGCTTTCCATGAGGACGGATGATCTTTCTGTCAGTTTCATGAAGCGTGGTTCTGCAGTAGTAGTTGGACCAAAAGACGAAAACGATGCCGTACTGCTATACAAAAAACTTCTAAACAAAAAAGAAATCATTTCAAACTAGTTTTGAAATACTAAATCCATATATTATAACATACATTCACAATTCTAACTTGCTTGACATTTCAATGATAAATAAAATTGACAGCCAGGGAATGTACAAAGTTTATGACCGTTGGTCAGATGTTGCATCTAATTCATATTACAAAAAACATGATCCCGTTGACTACAAAGACATTGATCATATTGTATTTGCAGGTATGGGAGGATCCGGAGCAGTAGGAGATCTGTTTGCAGCCATTCTCTCAAAGGCTAACATTCATGTGAGCTTGGTCAAGGGATACCTGCTGCCAAAAACCGTTGATTCCAACACATTGGTTGTAACTGTTAGTATTTCTGGAAACACTGTGGAAACATTAACCGTATTGAATGCCGCAAGCAAACAAAATTGTAAATTAATTGCTTTTTCTTCTGGTGGACAAATGGAAAAGTCTTGCATGAGAAAGAAAATAGAGTTTCGAAAAATAGATCTAATGCATTCCCCACGAGCATCTTTTATCAATTATGTATATTCTATCTTGGGTACGCTAAATTCAATTATTCCGATCAATAAACATGATGTTTCAGAGTCTCTTCTGGAATTGCAAAAGACATCAAAAAACATCAATTCTTCTAACTTGACAAAAACAAATCCGTCATATGATCTGGCAAGATGGATTTCAGGAATACCGATGATCTATTACCCTTGGGGGCTTCAGGCCGCTGCAGTTAGATTCAAAAGCTCATTGCAGGAAAACGCAAAATCCCACGCGATAATTGAGGATGTGATAGAAGCATCTCATAATGGCATTGTCTCTTGGGAAAAGCCATCTGGTGTAAAACCAATTCTTCTGGAAGGATATAACGACTACATAAAGACCAAGGAACGATGGCACATCGTGAAGACGTTTTTTGAAAAAAATGGTGTGGATTACAAAGAAATCAAATCTGTCAAGGGAAGCATACTGACAAAACTGGTACAACTCATTTATCTTCTAGATTATGCGTCAGTCTACTATGCAATATTGAATAAAACAGATCCCTCTCCAGTAAAATCAATCGATTTTATCAAAAAAAGACTGTAGAAACAACCCTTTTCACCGTGTGAAATGTAAATATTACAAATATCGATCAAAGAAATCGATCAGAGCGAATTTACGCTTGAAATTAATGCAAAAAAGCAACTAATTGTGGATAAATTGTCCATTAATGTTATATACTAAATTTCGAACAAAAGTGACAATAACATGAACAACGAGATAGGACGTAAAATAACTAGTCTTACATTAATGACAATTATGCTAGCTGCAGGATTCTCAGCATTTGCTCCAAGCACAATGCCAGAGGCCGCAGCAGCAAACGCAAACTTGTTCGTATCGGCTGAAAACTCTCAATTCCAAAACTACTTCGCAGGCCCAATGGTCATCGAGGTAGTTGTAATTGATAGTGATATCAAAGATACAGACAAAGGCAAAGGTGAGCCTGATGTAACCATTAACGGCAACAAGCTGAGAATGGCTCAGGCAACCGATGGTAATTGGTATGGATACTTTGCAGACCGTGCACAAGCACAAAAAGCAGATGCTACACAAGCAGCTGTTGGTGTTGGTGGCAACGGTACTGGATTGGACTTTGGTGTATTTTGCTCACCTACTAGCGCAACGACCATAATTGGTCCATCATTCACTCAAACAGTTGGTGTTGCAATTGCACGCCAAACCGTGACCCAAAGTGGTTCACAGGGTGAAACGAGCACTGGCAGTAGCATTTCAACAACATGTACCTCTTCAATTAACTCTGCAGGTCTTCATAACAACGTAGTTAGAGAAAATAAAACACTAAACCGTGGTGGCACAGGTGTCACTGTTGGTCAAATAGGAGTTTTACAATCAAACTACTGGCCATTCATACAACTATACAACTTCAACCCAACGGGTAACGTTGTCGTACAGTACAACAAAGGTGGCGGTGTACAAACTACCACACTGAAGTTTGATACTGTAGACCAGTTCGCAAAACTGGATCTGGACAGAACTTCTTATCCAAGAAGTGCTCAAGTCCACGCAACAGTCACTGACCTACAACTGAACATTGATCCAACAGATGAAGATTCTTGGACATTTGGAACTATTACAACAAACAAAACCACCTACTACTCTGTCTTCACTGAAGATGGAGCTCTATCAAGAGGAACTGGTGGCGGTATCTCAAAAGCATTAACTGGTAACTTAACTGGATTGATGTTTGAGGATAACGGTGTAATGGTTCTAAACAAGAATGCACAGAGTGCATCAGGCAATATTGTCCTCATTCAAGATAACGCTGATACAGTATTATCTGCAAATGATGGAATTGTTGCATCTGGTACACAATCAATCTCTTCAGCAAGCCAGCCAGTCACAATTACTGAATCCGGTCCAAACACCGGCGTTTTCGGTACTTATGATGAATCTGATGTCTCCGTATTAGAAATTACGAGTGACGCTGCAAGAGGTAAATCTGCAACGATTGACTACAATTCGTCTCCAAAGACTATTCTTGTAGCATTCGGATTTGCATCTGTTGATATTCAATCCGGTGATGCAGAGTGGAACTCTGGCGAAGACGTTCCAGTTCTACTGACTGACTCTGATGCAAACAAAAACAGCAGAGCAGACGAGGACTTGGATCTGAACAACCCAGATGTTGCACTTATCCCTTCATTACGTATTGGCACTCCATTTACACTTGGTGTAAAGGGAACTGAGGGTTCTACAACTGCTGATTCTATATTGCTAAGAAACTTCACGGAGAGCGGCACAACCGTAAACCAAAGAGCTACAGCACTAAAGGCATCAGTATTTGCAAAGAATCCAACCAACGTAGTTGTTGAGGGAAACATGACCGTACAAAAGTTCAGTGATCGTGCTATACTAACTGTAAACACGACTGATTCAGTAGGTGCACTACTTGTAGATACAAAGGCAACTGGTGCAGATCTAAAGAAGTCAATCTTCGATCCAAGATCTACCAGCACAACGAAATTCCATGGCTATAACCTTGTGAATATAGATATTCGAGGAATTAGTTCATCGATTTCAAATGCCACTGTCTACTTGCTTAACAGCACAAGTGCAACTAGCATTCTTACAAGACAATCTGGTACGACCGGTGCTGAAGTAGAATTAACTGCTACTTCGCCAAAAGTTATACCTATCGCCTATAACGTAAAGCCACAATCACTAACACTTGTTAATGCAACACATACCAATGTGTATAGTGATATATTTGGCGGTACGACAGGCGCAGGTATAGTTGATACAGCAAAGATTGGATACGTAGTAAACTTTACACGTGTCACAATTGATAGCACCAACAAACCAATTGTTATTGACTTGTTCTCATTCGGATTCAAGAATGACGGCACAGTAAAAGCCGATAGAGTCAACAACATGATTGTAAGAATTGAAGCAGAGGAAACAGGCGATAACACGAGCGTATTTGAAGGCTCACTTGAATATGTAGTACTAAACCAACTCAACATCCTTGATTCATCAACATATACTGGACTCAGCACAATTGCTGATGACCCAGCATTCATTGTGCATCAAGACCTAGATGATGAGGAGTCACCAAGAGTCAACTATAATGACCTAGGTGCCGACGGTGTAGTTACACAAGTTGCAGACCAGCAAGCCGCTCCAACCCACTCTGGTGTTGTATCATTTGACAAGCCGACATACAAGATTGCAGATACAGTATTAGTAACACTTGAAGACCAAGACCTTAACACCGATGTTGATCTGATCGATATTTACACAGTTGTTAACTCAACTGGTGATGTCGCAGACAACCTAGTTGGCGAGGCAGGTCTTTTCGTATTAACTAATGGTGACGCACTAGGTCGATTACTAGACATTACTTTCGATGACAGAACTTGGGTAGATAACAACGACTCTTGTACCACCTCACTAAGAGCTTCTGGTATAGATGTCGCCTTGGGCAGCACCGGTTTCACACTAATTGAGACTGGCTCAGCCACAGGTATCTTCACAGGTGACTTCCAAGTCCCAAGCCAGGTCTGTAGACCGGCCGATTCACAAACAGGTGCATCAAAAGATACATCTCCAGTGAATACACAGGGATTTGACCTCGAAGTAAACTACCTCGACTTTAGAGACGCATCTGGACAAATCGTCGAAGTAGGTGACGGCGCAGGAATCAGAGCAAACACCGGTTCAGTCAGCCTTGACAGAACTGTGTACCCAGTACCATGGGGAAGCATTGATGACTTCGCAACACCAACTGACAACACATCACCAGGCGGAAGAGCAATCTTCCCAGTTCACCTGACTGGTATCGGTACAAACGGTATCCAGGCAACCGAGACACTAGGCGACGGAGCACTGACCATCCACGTACAAGTGAATGACCCAGACTTTGACACCTCAGCATCCGGTGAAGACAGAATCGCACAAAACGTTACTGGAACCGACAAGGGACCAGTAAAGGTTACAGTATCAAGAGGCAACTCACAAGTTATCCTCGGATATGCTGGAAGCGATATAGTCAAGAACGGCGTGATGGATGTTGGCGCAGACAACACCGGCGACGGTGTTTCATCAGTGAGACAACTAGGTCCAATTACAGAGACTTCACCATCAAGTGGAATCTTTGAATTTGACTTGGATGTCTTGTACACTGACGGCCCAGCATCAAGTGCATGTCCAGATACAGCAGCGGCACAATATGACTCACTAACAACACCTGGTACCAAGAGCACTGTAACATCAAGATTTGACACCGCAGCATCAACTGGTGACTATTGTATCCTACAAGGTGATATCATCACAGTAGAGTACACAGACCCAGCAGATGCATCAGGTGACCAAAATACTGTTACAGACTCAGCAACATTTGACCTTAGAAACGGCGCATTACAATCTGACAAATCTGTCTACATCATCGGTTCAGACATGATCTTAACCCTGATTGAGCCAGACTTTGACCTAGATAATGATCTTGCAGAGACATTCGATCTGGATCTCATTGAATGGGATTCAGACGCGGCTACCCTCACAATGGGTAACCTCGGCGGACAATCTGCAGCATTTGACCCAGAGCCATCAGACTTGAGAGAGACTGGTGACAGCACTGGTATCTTCCAGACCGTAGTCGAGATTCCAAAAGTTCTCGATAACGACAACTTGGAGAGAGGCGAAGAGATTGTACTAGAATACACCGACTGGGGTCCATCCGGTGCTGACTACGTTGGCCAAGAAGATGAGGACGTCAACTTGACTGTCTTTACATCTAACTTTGGTGCAACAGTAGAGCTTGACCAAAAAGTATACACCTGGACTGACAAAGTCTACATCACTGTAGTAGCACCAGACCACAACTTTGATAGCAACCTAATCGATGAAATCGGTACCCAAAGTGCCGACCCATTGAAGGTAGCTACAAGAGGTCACTCTCTTGACAGGTACAAGCTTGTCGAGACAGGTACTGACACAGGAATTTTCACCGGTGAAGTAATCCTCACAGGATTCGCACACGATGCAAATGATGATGGAACTACAACCGATGCTCCAAACACGACCACACCATTAACTGGCGGCGGTCCGACAAACGGCTTCTTACAAGCCGATGACGATGACGGTCTAACAGTCTCCTACGAATTCTCGGAGGACGAAACTGTTGTAGGATCTGCATTGATCAGATGGAACATTGGTGAAGTTGCATGGTTAGAGGCAAGCTACCCAGCTAGCGGAACAGGCGTAGTAAGAGTCATTGACCCAGATATGAACCTAAACCCAGAAGCAGTTGATAACTTTAGCACCGACGTATGGTCAGACTCCGACGCAGGAGGAATTGATCTTACTGTAACTGAGACTAATGAGGCAACCGGAATATTCGAAGGTACTGTGTTCTTCACAACTACCGACGCATCATCCGGTCACAGACTCAGAGTCGCAGAAGGTGACACAGTCACTGCAGAATATCACGACCAAACATTACCAGATCCATACACAAGAGCAGATGAGCTCGATATCACCGGCACCGCGTTTATCGGTACTGTGGTACCACCTCTCGAAAGAGCACCAGCTTCTAACGCGAGGGTTGTTGACGCCTTCGGCAACACATTAGATGATGTGTCCGTAGACCAACAGGTACAAATCACAGCCGATTTGACAAACGGCCAGGACAGAGAGCAACCATTTGCATACTTGGTACAGATCCAGAATGAAGACGGCGTAACGGTATCACTCGCATGGATTACAGGTTCATTGTCAGCAGGTCAATCATTCAGCCCAGCATTGTCTTGGATTCCAACTGAAGCCGGAACATACACTGCAACAGTGTTTGTCTGGGAATCAGTTGACAACCCGACAGCGTTGAGCCCACCTGTATCAGTAGACATAACTGTCAGCTAAGACTACAAACTAAAACTATCCTTTTTTCTTTTTTTTGAATACCTAGACAGCGGATGCTGTATCAAAAATATATCTAGCCCGCACCTTCCATAACTTACATGAAACTGGCCATAGTTGCGTTCCTTGTAGTAATTTTAGGATTCCAGACGGCATTTGCAGAACTTGACGTATCCACCGACAACCAGGTGTACTCTCCTGGCAAGCCGATGTTCGTATACGGAAAGGGACTACCAAACGAGGACATTATCCTTAGGATATTTGCACCGGATGAGACCATTGTCACATTTACACAGATCACAACTGACAAAAACGGCGACTTTACACTTGACCTGTTTACGTGGCCTGAGGCATCCGTGTCATTCCCGTATGGAACATACCGGGTAGAGGCAATCAGCACAGCCCAGAACGGGCTATCTGAGAGAATAGACGTAAAGTTTGCCGAGTCCACAAATCTTGAGAGCATCCCAATTACCAGAACGGTAAGCACGCTTGTCTTTGCGCCAGAGACTGCCGCAATAAACCAGCCAGTAAGAATCTTTGTGCAGACTACAAGCGACGGACTGCTGGTAGGCGGGCACCCAGACAAATTACTTGGAACATCGCACGTGCACCTACCTGACGGGCAGGTGGTCAACCTCTCAGAGTCATTTAAGACCCTGCACCAGGGACTGTACTATGCGGAATACACGCCTGTCGCAGAGGGAACGCACGTATTCCACGTCGTCACATTCACGCAAGGGACGATATCCCACGGCTCTGCTGCCACGCTTGTCCTAAAGCAGGACCTTGGCGGGATATCACAACAAATCATAGAGCTAAACTCTGTACTTGATCAGACCTCAAACGAGCTTGACAACCTAAAATCGGAAATAGAAGGCTTTGGCTCGTCACTAAACACGGCAAGCGACGACATCGACAAGAGCGTCGACTCCATCACCATTTCGGTAGGAAACATAGAGGCTGCATCAATCCAGCTCAACTCGTTGTTATTTCCAATAGTTGCATCCATTGCGGTTATAGTTGCCTTGCAGATAGTAATACTTGCAAGAAGAAGATAGACGGCATGAAGATGATATTTGCCGTGCTCTGCGGCATACTGTTCTTATCGTTTGTGGCAAGCTCGCACGCATTTATCGAATCCGAAAGGATCGCGCCACGCCCTGTCATCGTACAAACGCCAGAGATAGTCCAGATTCCACCAGAGATCACCCAAGACCACAAGCTATCGCGGTATTTGGTGTTCGGCCGCGGCTCGTCTGATGACATACGCGACATTGCACCAAACCAGATAGCAAGCTCAAACTCGGCAAACGGATTCTTTTCTATAGTGATACTTCCGGACCAGTCCGCATCGGCACTGCACACGCGCGGCTATTCCGTCATGAGGGACGTCCCGCTTGACTTTCACGCAAACGCGACATTTTCCCAGATGAGCCAGATAAGAAAGGCAACAGGCTCCGAGTCGGCATTTGTAAAATACAACTATACAGGCGCCGGAATCAACATAGCTATTGTCGATACGGGAGTGGACTTTTCAAACCCGGACATGCGGCACTCACTTGCAAGGGATCACAACAACCACCCAATAATGCTTGACCCGGACGGACAGGGGCTGGTCCTTACAAACGCAACCTTTGCCGCAAACATCAACAAGTTTGGAATCATAGAAAACACCACAAAGCAGTCAGTAGAAAAGACAAACGAGTCCCTCTCAAAGAACGCAACCTCCACCGTATACGTGACAAAAAACGGAGTCTTTCTCAACCTAAAGCAGAAAAAAGGGACTACCATCTCGATGTACAACTCTTTTTTCCCAGTCAGCGGGCCGCTTCCAATCTTTAATGCTACAATTACCGACGACTACAAGATAGGCAAGACCAACCGTGACTATATAAAATCCGCAAGCGGAGTCTACCACTTTGGCATGATTTACCAGGGGGCAGTGCAGGGACCGTTTGCAAGCGTGCAGGTCGTGCCGGTGCTGGTGGTGGACTCGCAGACACCTGGGCTGTACGATACTATAATTCCTGACATGTCAACATCCTGGAAGGACTACACCCGGTTCGACCTAAAAAAGGGGCAAAAGCCAAACTATGACTTTGACTTTACCGATGAGACTCCAATCAAGCTGGGATCGGGAAACGAGTTTCTAGTATACGACTCTGACAAGAACGGACGACCAGACTACTCCGCAGGAACCGTTGGTGCACGCGTACTTGACATATACGGGATAATGTCGCAGAACAAGTCCTCAATAGACAAGGCACTCAAGGCGACAAACGGAACACTACTTTTCGGAATGGACCAAAACGGAAACTATTTTGGAGTAATGACTGATTTCGTAGGACACGGAACGTCCAGTGCCGCATCCATATCGTCCAAGGGAATAGTCCAGTACGACATTTACAACGACACCAAAAAGTACACCCTGCCCGGAGTTGCGCCAAACGCAAAGATCATTCCAGTAAAGGCGCTGTGGTTTGGCGATACCATATACGGCTGGCTGTGGTCCGCAGGATTTGACAACACAAACAGCACCTGGCACTTTAGCGGATCACCGCGAGCCGACATAATATCTAACAGCTGGGGAATATCCACCTTTCCAACATTCAAGTCCGCCCCCGGAATTGACCAGCTGTCCCTTGTGGCAAGCCTTCTGTCAGTTCCGCAATCACTTGACGAGCGATACCCCGGCGTGGTAATGATATCTAGTGCCGGAAACGCAGGGCACGGATACGGAACAATAGGCATGCCAAACGCGGCGCCATTTGGGATTACGGTGGGCGCCACAACAAACAACGTCTACGTCGGGTATGGCAGCTTCAAGGGGCAGCCAAGGTTTGGCAATACGACAGAGCATGCAAACGACATGATTGACTTTTCCAGCAGGGGACCGTCCGTAATAGGAGATCCAAAACCCGACATCGTCGACACCGGCGCATACGGGTTCACACCCGCAAACACGTTAAAGGCAAAGCCAAGCTCAAAGCAGGAGCCCTTCTCGCTGTTTGGCGGAACCAGCATGGCAGCACCATTAGCAGCAGGCTCTGCAGCCATCTTGATGGAGAGCCTGCACGACAAAAACGAGGACTATGACCCATTTAAGATAAAAAACATCCTAATGTCAACTGCAACCGACCTGCAAAACGACCCGTACACACAGGGCTCAGGACTCGTAAACTCGTACAAGGCGGTAAGCTTTGTCAAAGGCGACGGCGGCATATTCCTAGTATACAACAACTCTACTTATCACAACATAAAGAGTATACTTGACGAGCCTCTGTCACAGCTGGACCATACAGTACTTGGAATTGACTCCCTTGTTTTGCGCGACAAACCCCAGTACCAGACAAGCTGGTTTGGCGGACGACTCGTACCTGGAGAAAAGAGCACCACCACATTTACGATAGAAAACCCAACCAACCAGACTCTTACCATATACATCACACCAAAACACCTCAAGCTGATCTCCGAATCAAAGCTAAACTCTACTACAAATCTCAGGCTTGCCGACACATTGTACACAAAGCCCGGAGTGTACAGGCCGGACTATATCAAACTGGAGGACATTAGGTCGCACGACTCTCTTTTGTCATACTATGAAAACTCCACCATCCCATCCGACTCGTCGCTGATGGTGCTGAACCTCAACTATGCGTTTGGCAACTTTTTAAACAAGACCGAAAAGATGTATGCTGCAGACACAAAGGTCGCCTCGATATACCTGTACGACTGGGGCGACAAAAACAGGGACAAAAAGGTCTCAAGCGACGAGCTCTCGCTGGTAAACAGGGGCGGCTCGTGGGGGACTGTTCCAGAGCTGCGAGTCTCCGACCCAAAATCAAAGTTCCAGGACACGCCCCTAGTAGGAGTATACCCGGTCCCCACAAGATATTCTTACTGGCTTGGCGACACAAAGAAAAACTCTACATCAATGGACTATACCATATCTGCAAGCCACTTCAAAAAGGAGGACTGGGCCGACATCTGGCTTGAAAGCAGCCTGGTACACGTAAAACCAAAAAGCACATCCCATGTCTCTGCAACAATTACAATACCAGACGATGCAAGACCTGGACTGTACCAGGGATTCATCGAATTCAAAGGAGAAAACCACACGGTGCACGCTCCCGTGTCGTTTGCAGTTGTGACGCAAGTGCAGCAAAAGGAAAAGCTTGCAGTCATTGCGGGATCACAAAACAGCATCCTGTACGGAAACGGATACGTCAAGGGAGCATTTGACATGGTAAACAGGTACAACGCAGGGGACTGGCGCCCGTACTATTTTGACATCAAGGACTCTACAATCAACGCAGCGTCAATTGACATATCGTGGAAGGACCCAGACACAAACCTCTCCGTGTTTGTAATTGATCCCAAGGGGAGGATAATCCAGACAAACGCGCCGCCCGGCGTGTTCGGACAGTTCCTTGACTGGCCCACGTCCGACTGGCTTGGCACATCCGTGTTCAGCGAGGGCGGAGGATTCTTTCCGGTAAAGAACAAGGATCAGACCTCGACTGTACTGTATGCTCCAATAAACCAGACTGGCACCTACACCCTACTGGTACACGCAACACTGTTTGGCGGACGGTCCACGACGGAGCCGTATACAGTCCTTGCACAGTTTTCCACACTCCTTGCCGACAACACCCCGCCAAAGATAGCCTTTGACGTACAGGAATACCTAAACAAGATACCAGTCCCGCAGATAACCGACGACGGAGAGTTCTCGGCGAGGTATTACCTTGACGACTCTGAAATGCCCCTGCAGGACCTTGACGCCATCCCAGAAGGATACCACAAACTGACAATCGAGGCATCAGACGAGTCCGACAATGTATCTTCCAAGACCGTCTTTTTTACACTGGACAGGACCGCACCTGATATAGTGATACACTCGCCGCAGAACAACACCCGGGTATCTGGTATTATAGTACTGGACTTTACAGCCGACGGCGACACCCAAGTTATCCTGCCGGACGGACAATCCATACAGAACAAGACCAGAATGGAAATAGACACAGGTAACCTCCACGGACCGCACCAAATAGTGGTGTTTGCAACCGACAGGGCGGGAAATTCTGCCCAAAAAACGATCGCATTTGAGGTATCAGAAAAGCCGGCGACAGAACCAACAAGGCCCCCGGCAAAGGCAGGACCTGACACCAACACCATTTTGCTGATTGTGTCCGGCGCGTTTGCGATCGGAGTTACCTGCTTTATCCTACTGACCAACAAGAGTCCCCCAAAAAGGCGCAAAATCTAGCAGTACCTTTATAAGAAATTTCCCGACTTCGGAGCTTGAATGTCTCAGCAGGGTAGTACCGGGGTAAACACGCTATCTCGGAGGGATTTTCTAAAGTTGATGGGCGCCGCAGGCACGGCACTAACATTTGCGCCCTTTGTCCCGTGGGGCAAGTTCATGCCAAACCCGGATTCCGCAAAACTAGAGAAGGTGCCAGTCATTTTACCTGACGGCAACCAGGCAAACGTTAACACTTTTCCAGTAAATCATGCAGAGGTAATCACGTATCCTCAGACAGGAGACAGAGTCCTTGACGAGGAGGCATTTAGAAAATGGCAGTTCATCAGGCTGCCTGACGAGCTTGGAGGGCAGACTGCCGAAGCAAGCTCGTTTAGGGCGTATAGCATGGTGTGCCTTCACCTGTGGTGCCTCTGGAA includes the following:
- a CDS encoding ThiF family adenylyltransferase; amino-acid sequence: MANITFTIPSVLNKGGGEKKLQVTANSLLESFNKVSDTMGDDFKRRVLNDDGTPRSLVNIYINGKNSRFSGGINTELKDGDEVYILPAVAGGSELSSKEIDRYSRQIMLEEIGYQGQLKLRAAKVCVVGVGGLGNPITTRLVAMGVGKLRIVDRDVIELSNLHRQTMYDEDDVGQVKVEVAARKLHKMNPDVEIESLPISINDYTAIDAVEGCDVVIDALDSVNARYALNKACVEKNIPFVTGAAVGVSGQAFTILPKDTACYSCMFPELDEDSMPTCSIEGVHPSILSIVGGIEVAEAVKIILGKKPTLSDKILHIDLENLTFEMTKTFRAEECTVCGSGKAESVQKEELIIEELCGRNRGKRTFSITPTQKFEIDVEGITNLAKNLQFRVENQGELGLSMRTDDLSVSFMKRGSAVVVGPKDENDAVLLYKKLLNKKEIISN
- a CDS encoding SIS domain-containing protein — translated: MLDISMINKIDSQGMYKVYDRWSDVASNSYYKKHDPVDYKDIDHIVFAGMGGSGAVGDLFAAILSKANIHVSLVKGYLLPKTVDSNTLVVTVSISGNTVETLTVLNAASKQNCKLIAFSSGGQMEKSCMRKKIEFRKIDLMHSPRASFINYVYSILGTLNSIIPINKHDVSESLLELQKTSKNINSSNLTKTNPSYDLARWISGIPMIYYPWGLQAAAVRFKSSLQENAKSHAIIEDVIEASHNGIVSWEKPSGVKPILLEGYNDYIKTKERWHIVKTFFEKNGVDYKEIKSVKGSILTKLVQLIYLLDYASVYYAILNKTDPSPVKSIDFIKKRL
- a CDS encoding methyl-accepting chemotaxis protein, giving the protein MKLAIVAFLVVILGFQTAFAELDVSTDNQVYSPGKPMFVYGKGLPNEDIILRIFAPDETIVTFTQITTDKNGDFTLDLFTWPEASVSFPYGTYRVEAISTAQNGLSERIDVKFAESTNLESIPITRTVSTLVFAPETAAINQPVRIFVQTTSDGLLVGGHPDKLLGTSHVHLPDGQVVNLSESFKTLHQGLYYAEYTPVAEGTHVFHVVTFTQGTISHGSAATLVLKQDLGGISQQIIELNSVLDQTSNELDNLKSEIEGFGSSLNTASDDIDKSVDSITISVGNIEAASIQLNSLLFPIVASIAVIVALQIVILARRR
- a CDS encoding S8 family serine peptidase, encoding MKMIFAVLCGILFLSFVASSHAFIESERIAPRPVIVQTPEIVQIPPEITQDHKLSRYLVFGRGSSDDIRDIAPNQIASSNSANGFFSIVILPDQSASALHTRGYSVMRDVPLDFHANATFSQMSQIRKATGSESAFVKYNYTGAGINIAIVDTGVDFSNPDMRHSLARDHNNHPIMLDPDGQGLVLTNATFAANINKFGIIENTTKQSVEKTNESLSKNATSTVYVTKNGVFLNLKQKKGTTISMYNSFFPVSGPLPIFNATITDDYKIGKTNRDYIKSASGVYHFGMIYQGAVQGPFASVQVVPVLVVDSQTPGLYDTIIPDMSTSWKDYTRFDLKKGQKPNYDFDFTDETPIKLGSGNEFLVYDSDKNGRPDYSAGTVGARVLDIYGIMSQNKSSIDKALKATNGTLLFGMDQNGNYFGVMTDFVGHGTSSAASISSKGIVQYDIYNDTKKYTLPGVAPNAKIIPVKALWFGDTIYGWLWSAGFDNTNSTWHFSGSPRADIISNSWGISTFPTFKSAPGIDQLSLVASLLSVPQSLDERYPGVVMISSAGNAGHGYGTIGMPNAAPFGITVGATTNNVYVGYGSFKGQPRFGNTTEHANDMIDFSSRGPSVIGDPKPDIVDTGAYGFTPANTLKAKPSSKQEPFSLFGGTSMAAPLAAGSAAILMESLHDKNEDYDPFKIKNILMSTATDLQNDPYTQGSGLVNSYKAVSFVKGDGGIFLVYNNSTYHNIKSILDEPLSQLDHTVLGIDSLVLRDKPQYQTSWFGGRLVPGEKSTTTFTIENPTNQTLTIYITPKHLKLISESKLNSTTNLRLADTLYTKPGVYRPDYIKLEDIRSHDSLLSYYENSTIPSDSSLMVLNLNYAFGNFLNKTEKMYAADTKVASIYLYDWGDKNRDKKVSSDELSLVNRGGSWGTVPELRVSDPKSKFQDTPLVGVYPVPTRYSYWLGDTKKNSTSMDYTISASHFKKEDWADIWLESSLVHVKPKSTSHVSATITIPDDARPGLYQGFIEFKGENHTVHAPVSFAVVTQVQQKEKLAVIAGSQNSILYGNGYVKGAFDMVNRYNAGDWRPYYFDIKDSTINAASIDISWKDPDTNLSVFVIDPKGRIIQTNAPPGVFGQFLDWPTSDWLGTSVFSEGGGFFPVKNKDQTSTVLYAPINQTGTYTLLVHATLFGGRSTTEPYTVLAQFSTLLADNTPPKIAFDVQEYLNKIPVPQITDDGEFSARYYLDDSEMPLQDLDAIPEGYHKLTIEASDESDNVSSKTVFFTLDRTAPDIVIHSPQNNTRVSGIIVLDFTADGDTQVILPDGQSIQNKTRMEIDTGNLHGPHQIVVFATDRAGNSAQKTIAFEVSEKPATEPTRPPAKAGPDTNTILLIVSGAFAIGVTCFILLTNKSPPKRRKI